A stretch of Paludisphaera borealis DNA encodes these proteins:
- a CDS encoding 6-phosphofructokinase has translation MSASPSAAAHAALKPTGRPIRRVAILFAGGPAPAANAVISTCAASFVNHDVEVVGVMNGYSHLVEFAPDHPMQEGRDYVILDSKKLRRTRNTRGIMIGTARTNPGKDVSHPSHIADPKRTVHLRTVHEALKSLGVDALVSIGGDDTLKTANKFKLFQDALPAGEKRISVVHVPKTIDNDYRGIDFTFGYFTAVETLAEEIRNLLADAEATRGYFIAECMGRSAGWLAYGAAIASEASLVLSVEDMTGDLATEETLTDPKTGVATTRKIMNVDKFVDSIVKLMLAREKVGKEHGVVVVAEGLAGFLPSSYLEGVKFDEHGHISLAATNLSQQIVKLVEKEYEKRTGKKRRMTPVQLGYESRCALPHAFDVMLGSQLGVGAYRALAEQQYDGVMISTTGQLSLTYVPFSDLIDPETLVTVVRFIDAGSDFLRLARLLEGSQNS, from the coding sequence GCGCTGCCGCGCACGCCGCCCTCAAGCCGACCGGCCGCCCGATCCGCCGCGTCGCCATCTTGTTCGCCGGCGGCCCCGCCCCCGCCGCCAACGCGGTGATCTCCACCTGCGCCGCCTCGTTCGTGAACCACGACGTGGAAGTCGTCGGCGTCATGAACGGGTACTCCCACCTGGTCGAGTTCGCGCCCGACCATCCGATGCAGGAGGGCCGCGATTACGTCATCCTCGACTCCAAGAAACTGCGGCGGACGCGCAACACCCGCGGCATCATGATCGGCACCGCGCGCACGAACCCCGGCAAGGACGTCTCGCACCCCAGCCACATCGCCGACCCCAAGCGGACCGTCCACCTGCGGACCGTCCACGAGGCCCTCAAGTCGCTGGGGGTCGACGCCCTGGTCTCGATCGGCGGCGACGACACGCTGAAGACGGCCAACAAGTTCAAGCTTTTCCAGGACGCCCTGCCGGCCGGTGAGAAGCGCATCTCCGTCGTCCACGTCCCCAAGACGATCGACAACGACTACCGCGGCATCGACTTCACGTTCGGCTACTTCACGGCCGTCGAAACGCTCGCCGAGGAGATCCGAAACCTGCTGGCCGACGCCGAGGCCACGCGCGGCTACTTCATCGCCGAGTGCATGGGCCGAAGCGCCGGCTGGCTCGCCTACGGGGCCGCCATCGCCAGCGAAGCCAGCCTCGTGCTGAGCGTCGAGGACATGACCGGCGATCTGGCCACCGAAGAGACGCTGACCGATCCCAAGACCGGCGTCGCGACCACGCGCAAGATCATGAACGTCGACAAGTTCGTCGATTCGATCGTCAAGCTGATGCTCGCCCGCGAAAAGGTGGGCAAGGAGCACGGCGTCGTGGTCGTCGCCGAAGGACTCGCCGGATTCCTGCCGAGCAGTTACCTCGAAGGCGTGAAATTCGACGAACACGGGCACATCTCGCTGGCGGCGACGAATCTCTCCCAGCAGATCGTCAAGCTCGTCGAGAAGGAGTACGAGAAGCGGACCGGCAAGAAGCGGCGGATGACCCCCGTCCAGCTCGGCTACGAGTCGCGGTGCGCCCTGCCGCACGCGTTCGACGTCATGCTCGGCAGCCAGCTCGGCGTCGGAGCCTACCGCGCCCTCGCCGAACAGCAGTACGACGGCGTCATGATCTCGACGACCGGTCAACTCAGCCTCACCTACGTCCCGTTCAGCGACCTGATCGACCCCGAGACCCTTGTGACCGTCGTCCGGTTCATCGACGCCGGCTCCGACTTCCTGCGCCTGGCGCGCCTGCTCGAAGGCTCGCAGAACAGCTAA
- a CDS encoding ABC transporter permease, which translates to MGPDLRKIWVVATTEFGSSVRTKSFLISLLALPIIMGASILLQTIVADRADVKTRRFVVVDESKTLEPTIAKAVKDYNAGVESSDAKRTRPRFELEPTPPAEGPGGDSAQQLALSERIRRGELDAYVEITAEGSEPAAVRYHSDNPNDSILRDWLGQTVNTEVRARRFRAAGVDEALAMRLSRPVEVENLQLVERSAATGDEPGAIKSAAKVDPVRTALVPAALMFVVFMILMTSAPQLLNSVIEEKMNRVSEVLLGSVSPFELMMGKLLGNAGIAMLLAVLYIGGAYGVAAYHGYADVMTPGLLVALGGFLLLAILLYGSLYMAVGSACNDLKDAQSLMMPVMLMSMLPVFVWTAVLKNPSSPLSVGMSLFPPASPFLMLMRMAMNPAPPIWQVILAVVLTSLTALFCVWAGGKIFRTGLLMQGKTPTFAELAKWVLTK; encoded by the coding sequence ATGGGTCCTGATCTACGCAAGATCTGGGTGGTTGCGACCACCGAGTTCGGATCTTCGGTTCGCACCAAGTCGTTCCTCATCAGCCTTCTGGCGTTGCCGATCATCATGGGGGCGTCAATCCTGCTCCAGACGATCGTCGCCGACCGAGCGGACGTGAAGACCCGGCGATTCGTCGTCGTCGACGAATCGAAGACCTTGGAGCCTACGATCGCCAAGGCGGTCAAGGACTACAACGCAGGCGTCGAATCGAGCGATGCGAAGCGGACTCGCCCGCGTTTCGAACTGGAACCGACGCCCCCCGCCGAGGGGCCCGGGGGCGACTCGGCTCAGCAGCTCGCATTATCCGAGCGGATTCGCCGCGGCGAACTCGACGCTTACGTCGAGATCACGGCCGAGGGTTCCGAGCCGGCCGCGGTGCGCTACCACTCCGACAACCCGAACGACAGCATCCTCCGCGATTGGCTCGGACAAACCGTGAACACCGAGGTCCGCGCCCGACGCTTCCGGGCGGCGGGCGTCGACGAGGCGCTCGCCATGCGGCTGAGCCGGCCGGTGGAGGTCGAGAACCTTCAGCTCGTCGAGCGGTCGGCGGCGACGGGCGACGAGCCGGGGGCGATCAAGTCGGCGGCGAAGGTCGATCCGGTCCGGACGGCTCTCGTTCCTGCCGCGCTGATGTTCGTCGTGTTCATGATCCTCATGACCAGCGCCCCGCAACTTCTGAACAGCGTGATCGAGGAGAAGATGAACCGCGTGAGCGAGGTCTTGCTGGGCTCGGTCTCGCCTTTCGAGCTGATGATGGGCAAGCTGCTCGGCAACGCGGGGATCGCCATGCTGCTGGCGGTTCTGTACATCGGCGGAGCGTACGGCGTCGCGGCGTACCACGGCTACGCCGACGTGATGACCCCCGGCCTGCTCGTGGCGCTGGGCGGGTTCCTGCTGCTGGCGATCTTGCTTTACGGGTCGCTCTACATGGCCGTGGGATCGGCCTGCAACGATCTCAAGGACGCGCAGTCGCTGATGATGCCGGTGATGCTGATGTCGATGCTGCCGGTCTTCGTCTGGACGGCGGTTCTCAAGAACCCGTCGAGCCCGCTGTCGGTCGGCATGTCGCTGTTTCCGCCCGCGAGCCCGTTCCTGATGCTGATGCGGATGGCCATGAACCCCGCGCCGCCGATCTGGCAGGTCATCCTGGCGGTGGTCCTGACGAGCCTCACGGCACTGTTCTGCGTGTGGGCCGGGGGCAAGATCTTCCGAACGGGCCTCTTGATGCAAGGCAAGACGCCGACGTTCGCCGAGCTGGCGAAGTGGGTTCTGACCAAGTAG
- a CDS encoding ABC transporter ATP-binding protein produces MNDAIAIRGVTKRFGGTVAVDALDLAVPRGSLYGFIGPNGSGKSTTLRMIMHILLPDSGEIEVLGVRDTRAAHDRVSYLPEERGLYKRMSVRRLLRYFGALKGARQPDLDRSIAEWLERMGLSDWIDKRVDALSKGMAQKVQFIAAVLNRPDLLILDEPFSGLDPVNAEVLKDAVLDLKKAGATVVFSTHDMSVAERLCDRIFMIYKGRKVLDGTLDEIQSVYGFDTIRVECDAGVGAFTGLSGIDEINDQGNIQEVRYQGDSQDLLHALVDRTRITRFEVARPSLHDIFVRIAAPELSQQEVMVSHGS; encoded by the coding sequence ATGAACGATGCGATTGCGATCCGCGGGGTGACCAAGCGGTTCGGCGGGACGGTCGCGGTCGACGCGCTCGACCTCGCCGTGCCGCGCGGCTCGCTTTACGGCTTCATCGGGCCCAACGGCTCGGGGAAGTCGACGACTTTGCGCATGATTATGCACATTCTCTTGCCCGACAGCGGCGAGATCGAGGTGCTGGGGGTTCGCGACACCCGCGCGGCGCACGACCGGGTGAGCTATCTCCCCGAGGAGCGCGGCCTCTACAAGCGGATGAGCGTGCGACGGCTGCTCCGCTATTTCGGCGCGCTCAAGGGGGCGCGGCAGCCGGATCTGGATCGATCGATCGCCGAGTGGCTCGAACGCATGGGGCTCTCCGACTGGATCGACAAGCGGGTCGACGCCCTCTCGAAGGGCATGGCGCAGAAGGTCCAGTTCATCGCGGCGGTCCTTAACCGCCCGGATCTTTTGATCCTCGACGAGCCGTTCTCGGGGCTCGATCCGGTGAACGCCGAGGTTCTCAAGGACGCCGTTCTCGACCTCAAGAAGGCGGGGGCCACGGTCGTTTTCTCGACGCACGACATGAGCGTCGCCGAGCGGCTTTGCGATCGGATCTTCATGATCTATAAAGGTCGGAAGGTCCTCGACGGCACGCTCGACGAGATCCAGTCGGTCTACGGTTTCGACACGATCCGGGTCGAGTGCGACGCCGGCGTCGGCGCGTTCACGGGCCTGAGCGGCATCGACGAGATCAACGATCAGGGGAACATTCAGGAAGTGCGCTATCAGGGCGATTCGCAAGACCTGCTGCACGCTCTGGTCGATCGCACCCGGATCACTCGGTTCGAAGTCGCGCGGCCGTCGTTGCACGATATCTTCGTCCGCATCGCCGCGCCGGAGCTGTCGCAACAGGAAGTGATGGTGAGCCATGGGTCCTGA
- the tkt gene encoding transketolase, translated as MSSTVNLKQHVSAAKTPMDTTCIDTIRTLAMDAVQKANSGHPGTPMALAPVAYVLWQDHLRFDPSEPVWPNRDRFVLSAGHASMLLYSLLHLTEVQAVDENYETLGKPSVSLDEIKKFRQLHSHTPGHPEYHLTSGVETTTGPLGQGVANSVGMAIAERWLAAHFNKPGFEDLIDFNVYAICSDGDMMEGISHEAASLAGHLKLSNLCWIYDDNRITIEGSTELTYGDDAAERFMAYGWNVTRVGDANDLELLERAYQAFLNCKDRPTLIIVDSHIAWGAPNKQDTSGAHGEPLGEEEIRLTKKFYGWPEDAKFLVPDGVYEHFRQGVGRRGKELREAWFKRLDAYKAEYPELADQLYKIQHRELPDGWDKDVPTFPADAKGLASRDSSGKTLNAFAKNIPWLIGGAADLAPSTKTMLTFDGAGSFEAENYGGRNFHFGIREHAMGAILNGMSTVKVRPYGSGFLIFSDYGRAPIRLAAIMELPVVYVFTHDSIGVGEDGPTHQPVEQLPSLRAIPGLLVFRPCDANEVVEAWRVVLQLRHQPAALVLTRQAIPTLDRTQFGAASGLAKGAYILADAADGKPDVLLLATGSEVSLCIGAYEQLKAEGIKARVVSMPCWELFDDQDQAYQDQVLPPDVNARVSVEQASTFGWAKYVGRTGATVGMHSFGASAPLKDLLHEFGFTADRVVAAAKEQIEKNRR; from the coding sequence ATGTCGTCCACCGTGAATCTGAAGCAACATGTGAGCGCGGCCAAGACCCCGATGGACACGACCTGCATCGACACGATTCGGACGTTGGCCATGGATGCCGTTCAGAAGGCCAACTCGGGCCATCCGGGAACTCCGATGGCTCTGGCGCCGGTGGCCTACGTCCTCTGGCAGGATCACCTCCGGTTCGACCCTTCCGAGCCGGTCTGGCCCAATCGCGACCGCTTCGTCCTCTCGGCCGGCCACGCCTCGATGCTGCTCTACTCGCTGTTGCACCTCACCGAGGTCCAGGCGGTCGATGAGAATTACGAGACGCTCGGCAAGCCGTCGGTCTCGCTCGACGAGATCAAGAAATTCCGGCAGTTGCACAGCCACACGCCGGGCCACCCCGAATACCACCTGACGTCGGGCGTCGAGACGACGACCGGGCCGCTGGGGCAGGGGGTCGCCAACAGCGTCGGCATGGCGATCGCCGAGCGCTGGCTCGCCGCCCATTTCAACAAGCCCGGCTTCGAGGACTTGATCGACTTCAACGTCTACGCGATTTGCAGCGACGGCGACATGATGGAGGGGATCTCGCACGAAGCCGCTTCGCTCGCCGGGCACCTCAAGCTCTCGAACCTCTGCTGGATCTACGACGACAACCGGATCACGATCGAAGGCAGCACCGAGCTGACCTACGGCGACGACGCCGCCGAACGGTTCATGGCCTACGGCTGGAACGTCACGCGGGTCGGCGACGCCAACGACCTGGAGCTGCTCGAACGCGCCTATCAGGCGTTCCTGAACTGCAAGGACCGGCCGACGCTCATCATCGTCGACAGCCACATCGCCTGGGGCGCCCCGAACAAGCAAGACACCAGCGGGGCGCACGGCGAACCCCTGGGCGAAGAGGAAATCCGCCTCACCAAGAAGTTCTACGGCTGGCCCGAGGACGCCAAGTTCCTGGTCCCCGACGGCGTCTACGAGCACTTCCGCCAGGGCGTCGGCCGACGGGGCAAAGAGCTTCGCGAGGCCTGGTTCAAGCGGCTCGACGCCTACAAGGCCGAGTATCCGGAACTCGCCGACCAGCTCTACAAGATTCAGCATCGCGAGCTTCCCGACGGCTGGGACAAGGACGTGCCGACCTTCCCGGCCGACGCCAAGGGGCTGGCCTCGCGCGATTCGTCGGGCAAGACGCTCAACGCCTTCGCCAAGAACATCCCCTGGCTGATCGGCGGCGCGGCCGACCTCGCTCCCTCCACCAAGACTATGTTGACCTTCGACGGCGCGGGGTCGTTCGAGGCCGAGAACTACGGCGGCCGAAATTTCCACTTCGGGATCCGCGAACACGCGATGGGCGCCATCCTGAACGGGATGTCCACCGTCAAGGTGCGACCCTACGGATCGGGCTTCCTGATCTTCAGCGACTACGGCCGAGCGCCGATCCGGTTGGCCGCGATCATGGAATTGCCGGTCGTCTATGTGTTCACGCACGACTCGATCGGGGTCGGCGAGGACGGGCCGACCCACCAGCCGGTCGAGCAGCTCCCGTCGCTCCGAGCGATCCCCGGCCTGCTCGTTTTCCGGCCGTGCGACGCCAACGAGGTCGTTGAAGCCTGGCGAGTGGTCCTTCAGCTTCGCCATCAGCCCGCCGCGCTAGTGCTCACCCGGCAGGCGATCCCGACCCTCGACCGCACGCAGTTCGGCGCGGCGTCCGGGCTCGCCAAGGGCGCCTACATCCTGGCCGACGCGGCCGACGGCAAGCCCGACGTGCTCTTGCTCGCGACCGGCAGCGAGGTTTCGCTCTGCATCGGGGCGTACGAGCAGCTCAAGGCCGAGGGGATCAAGGCCCGCGTCGTCAGCATGCCGTGCTGGGAACTGTTCGACGACCAGGACCAGGCGTATCAGGACCAGGTTCTCCCGCCGGACGTCAACGCCCGCGTGTCGGTCGAACAGGCCTCGACCTTCGGCTGGGCGAAGTACGTCGGACGCACCGGCGCGACCGTCGGCATGCATTCGTTCGGCGCCTCGGCCCCGCTCAAGGACCTGCTTCACGAGTTCGGCTTCACCGCCGATCGAGTCGTGGCCGCCGCCAAGGAACAGATCGAGAAGAACCGCCGCTGA
- a CDS encoding serpin family protein — protein sequence MQPLLVMLPFLLAAAAALETPMPDSDAPAREASDPKLASATSRFALDLYGELRRREGNVFCSPLSITTALAMTSAGARGETAEQMNRTLHLDRLGPQAHADLGLWIDSLRASIKDAQQQPGEKDQALQEAGLWMANAVWIDEREKLVPDFVALLDRSFRSKARAVDFAHAAAAARETINRWVEDQTRDKIKDLLKPSVVTSDTVVVLTSAIYFKGYWAHPFSAQATQDDDFRPAKGDPVRVKMMNQTTRLPYFEGEAFQTLELPYKDGSLAMVVLLPKQADGLEALEASLSVENLDSWLAGLKSSRVKVSLPRFTSTVEAELKDVLTKLGMPLAFQGGADFSGITGSRDFAISAVVHKAFVEVEEKGTEAAAATAVVGVRSSAFAAKEIVFRADHPFLYLIRDTKTGAILFMGRLSRP from the coding sequence ATGCAACCCCTGCTCGTGATGCTTCCCTTTCTCCTGGCCGCGGCGGCCGCGTTGGAGACTCCCATGCCGGATTCGGACGCGCCAGCGCGCGAGGCGAGCGATCCCAAACTGGCCTCGGCCACGTCGCGGTTCGCGCTCGATCTGTACGGGGAACTGCGGCGGCGCGAGGGCAACGTCTTCTGTTCGCCCCTGAGCATCACCACCGCCCTGGCGATGACCTCGGCCGGCGCGCGGGGCGAAACCGCCGAGCAGATGAACCGAACGCTCCACCTCGACCGCCTTGGCCCCCAGGCCCACGCCGACCTTGGACTTTGGATCGATTCGCTGCGGGCGTCGATCAAGGACGCGCAACAGCAGCCTGGTGAGAAGGATCAAGCTCTCCAAGAGGCCGGGCTGTGGATGGCGAACGCCGTCTGGATCGACGAGCGCGAGAAGCTGGTCCCGGATTTCGTGGCGCTGCTCGATCGGTCGTTCCGTTCCAAGGCGCGGGCCGTCGACTTCGCGCACGCGGCCGCCGCCGCCCGCGAGACGATCAACCGGTGGGTCGAGGACCAGACCCGCGACAAAATCAAGGATCTGCTGAAGCCGTCGGTCGTCACCTCGGACACGGTCGTCGTGCTGACGAGCGCGATCTACTTCAAGGGCTACTGGGCGCACCCGTTCTCGGCCCAGGCGACTCAAGACGACGACTTTCGGCCCGCGAAGGGCGACCCCGTCCGGGTGAAGATGATGAACCAGACGACCCGGCTTCCCTACTTCGAAGGCGAGGCGTTCCAGACGCTCGAGCTGCCGTACAAGGACGGCTCGCTGGCGATGGTCGTGCTGCTGCCCAAGCAGGCGGACGGACTGGAAGCTCTTGAGGCGTCCCTATCGGTCGAAAATCTCGACTCCTGGCTCGCCGGGCTGAAGTCGAGCCGGGTCAAGGTAAGCCTCCCCCGTTTCACGTCGACGGTCGAAGCCGAGCTGAAGGACGTCCTCACGAAGCTCGGCATGCCGCTCGCGTTCCAGGGTGGCGCGGACTTCTCGGGCATCACCGGGTCGCGCGACTTCGCGATCTCGGCCGTCGTCCACAAGGCGTTCGTCGAGGTCGAGGAAAAGGGGACCGAGGCTGCTGCCGCGACCGCCGTCGTCGGCGTCCGCTCGTCGGCGTTCGCCGCCAAGGAGATCGTCTTCCGGGCCGATCACCCGTTCCTTTACCTGATCCGCGACACGAAAACGGGCGCGATTCTTTTCATGGGACGGCTGAGCCGTCCCTGA
- a CDS encoding retropepsin-like aspartic protease family protein, with protein MTGLACLLVGSATASVRAQAVPAADATLKTHELKRSGGTYVLPEEAKVLKSIKELAALHQKVGEGLDYLNMIEAGAEERKAYLEELSQNYQASQQQIQAFDQEIAQIEQAGVNSIVMNAQRNQIVAQRNSVVATSNQMAERLNSLRRMDRDTDQKHQVLGEVTQRREQFLEAMLELRRLVDATLAKYQGLAKDDEIVRALNDVSTASKSKIKYKLGPSRDFLAAVQRLEKAEGAVSSDTIKCRREGGVFVVDAMLNGKLAVPMIYDTGASEVVISSELADELGMKPKDTDPVVKHRIADGSVVEARKMTLPSVRVGKVTVKNVVCSVMPGNKADLAPLLGQAFLSRVDHKMSSDGRLAVAKVEQDEAAAKVGRASRQTKAPAKATTRNRRTRGAARKPATTQEPDPGADLADPE; from the coding sequence ATGACCGGACTCGCGTGCCTCCTGGTCGGATCTGCGACTGCTTCCGTCCGCGCCCAGGCTGTCCCCGCGGCCGACGCCACGCTCAAGACGCACGAGCTGAAGCGCTCCGGCGGGACCTACGTTCTGCCGGAGGAGGCGAAGGTCCTCAAGAGCATAAAGGAACTCGCTGCGCTCCATCAGAAGGTCGGCGAGGGACTCGACTACCTCAACATGATCGAGGCCGGGGCCGAGGAGCGCAAAGCCTATCTCGAGGAGCTTTCGCAAAACTACCAGGCCTCTCAACAGCAGATCCAGGCGTTCGACCAGGAGATCGCACAGATCGAGCAGGCCGGCGTCAACAGCATCGTCATGAACGCGCAGCGAAACCAGATCGTCGCCCAGCGCAATTCGGTCGTCGCGACGTCGAATCAGATGGCCGAGCGGTTGAACTCGCTCCGCCGGATGGACCGCGACACGGACCAGAAGCATCAGGTCCTCGGCGAGGTGACGCAACGGCGCGAGCAATTCCTGGAGGCGATGCTCGAACTGAGGCGGCTGGTCGACGCGACCCTCGCCAAGTATCAGGGGCTGGCCAAGGACGACGAAATCGTTCGCGCCTTGAATGACGTCTCGACGGCCTCGAAATCGAAGATCAAATACAAGCTCGGCCCCTCGCGCGACTTCCTTGCCGCCGTCCAGCGGTTGGAAAAGGCCGAAGGGGCCGTCTCGTCCGACACGATCAAGTGTCGCCGCGAGGGGGGCGTCTTCGTCGTCGACGCGATGCTCAATGGTAAGCTCGCCGTGCCCATGATCTACGACACCGGCGCGAGCGAGGTGGTGATCTCGTCCGAGCTTGCCGACGAGCTGGGGATGAAGCCCAAGGATACCGACCCCGTCGTCAAGCACCGGATCGCCGACGGCAGCGTCGTCGAGGCGCGGAAAATGACGCTGCCGTCAGTCCGTGTGGGAAAAGTAACCGTCAAGAACGTCGTCTGTTCGGTGATGCCCGGCAACAAGGCCGACCTGGCCCCGTTGCTCGGCCAGGCGTTCTTGAGCCGGGTCGATCACAAGATGTCGAGCGACGGCCGACTGGCCGTCGCCAAGGTCGAGCAGGACGAGGCTGCCGCCAAGGTCGGACGCGCGAGTCGTCAGACCAAGGCGCCGGCCAAGGCCACGACCCGGAATCGACGTACCCGAGGCGCAGCCCGGAAACCCGCGACCACCCAGGAGCCCGACCCCGGGGCGGACCTCGCCGACCCCGAGTGA
- a CDS encoding NYN domain-containing protein codes for MTKVDRERERNLAVFIDLENLAMGFQGQRKIKFDVQKVLERLVEKGKLIVKKAYADWSRYPNYTAPFHESAIELIEIPKRSQTGKNSADIRLVVDAMDLAWSKPHVDTFVIVSGDSDFSPLVSKLKENGKHVIGLGMKGSTSELLRDNCDEFIYYEDLERQEQNEQQLAIDLNSFLPASLPEKQREVFSLLLEACTALRRENHEVLYASMIKDTMKRKKPSFDESYYGYRSFTHLLEDGDNLSLVDIERNPKSGTYMVTRVVGEGTALAAGAEGQPAIPGGRRHGPPGKRDRGPGGSHR; via the coding sequence ATGACCAAAGTTGATCGTGAACGCGAACGCAACCTGGCTGTTTTCATCGACCTGGAGAACCTCGCGATGGGTTTTCAGGGGCAACGGAAGATCAAGTTCGACGTCCAGAAGGTGCTCGAGCGGCTGGTCGAGAAGGGCAAGTTGATCGTTAAAAAGGCGTACGCCGACTGGAGCCGCTATCCTAACTACACTGCGCCGTTTCACGAGTCGGCGATCGAGCTGATCGAGATCCCCAAGCGTTCGCAGACCGGCAAGAATTCGGCCGACATCCGGCTGGTCGTTGATGCGATGGACTTGGCCTGGAGCAAGCCGCACGTCGACACGTTCGTGATCGTCTCGGGCGACTCCGATTTCTCGCCGCTGGTCTCCAAGCTCAAAGAGAACGGCAAGCACGTCATCGGGCTGGGTATGAAGGGGTCGACCTCGGAGTTGCTCCGCGATAACTGCGACGAGTTCATCTATTACGAAGACCTCGAGCGTCAGGAACAGAACGAGCAGCAGCTCGCGATCGACCTGAACTCGTTTCTGCCGGCCAGCCTACCCGAGAAGCAGCGCGAGGTTTTCAGCCTCCTGCTCGAAGCCTGCACGGCGCTCCGCCGCGAGAATCACGAAGTGCTCTACGCGTCGATGATCAAGGACACGATGAAGCGGAAGAAGCCCTCGTTCGACGAGAGCTACTACGGCTATCGCAGCTTCACCCACCTGCTGGAAGACGGCGACAACCTCAGCCTGGTGGACATCGAGCGCAACCCCAAGAGCGGTACGTACATGGTGACGCGAGTCGTCGGCGAGGGCACCGCGCTCGCGGCCGGGGCCGAAGGCCAGCCGGCCATTCCCGGCGGACGGCGGCACGGGCCGCCCGGCAAGCGCGACAGGGGGCCCGGCGGTTCGCACCGCTAA